AGGTCCTGGCCGGCCAGGCGCACCGCGCCACCCTGCACACGCAGGTTGGGCGATGGCAGCAGGCGAATCAGGCCACGGCAGGCCATGGTCTTGCCCGAGCCGCTTTCGCCCACCAGGCCGAGGATCTCGCCTTCGGCCAGGTCGAACGACACACGGTCCACCAGGGTCACGTCACGCCCGGCATTGTGGGCGATCACGCTCAGGTCGCGCACTTGCAACAGGCTCATGTGCGGTCTCCCAGTACTTGCGCCACGCCATCGGCCAGCAGGCTGAAGCCCATGGCCAGCGTGACGATGGCCAGGCCGGGAAAGGTGCAGATCCACCAGGCCGTGGTGATAAACGCCTGGCCCTCGGCGACCATGGTGCCCCACTCGGCGGTCGGCGGTTGCACGCCCAGGCCCAGGTAGCTCACGGCCGCGCCATTGAGCAGCACCAACACCGCATCGGACATGGAAAACACAATCGAGCCGAACATTGCATTGGGCAGCAGGTGTCGAAACAGGATGCGCCCGTGGCCGAAGCCCAGGCTCTTGGCGGCCAGGGCGAAGTCGCTTTCCTTGAGCACCAGGATCTGCGAGCGGATCAGCCGCGCATACGACACCCAGCCCACCAGCGCCATGGCGATATAGAAACTCTTCAAGCCTGGGCCGAGGATGGCCATGATCGCCAGCATCAGCACCAGAAACGGGAACGCCAGGATTACGTCGATCACGCGCATGCACACGCTGTCGAAACGCCCGCCGATATAGCCTGAGACCGCGCCGATAAACGTGCCGATGATAAACGGAAAGATTACCCCGACCACCGCCAGTTGCAGGTCGATGCGCGCCCCCCAGATTACCCTCGAAAGGATGTCTCGGCCGTAGTTATCCGTGCCGAATGGATGGGCAAGGCTGGGGGCCAGCAGGCTCAGGTCGGTGTTCTGCGCAATTGGGTCATACGGCGCGATCCACGGCGCGAACAAGGCCAGGCCGAGCCACGCCAGCAGGATCAGCAGCCCCCACGCCGCCGTGAGCCGGCCGTTGCGTAAACCGAGTCGCAGGCGCAGGCGCCAGGGCGCAACCAAGGGTCGAGTGCTCATTGCATCTTCACTCGCGGGTCGAGCGCCACCGTCACCACATCGGCGATGAAGTTGACCAGCACCGTGGCGCACGCCAACACCATCGCCACGCCCTGCACCACCATGTAGTCGCGGGTAAAGATGCCGCGCACCAGCAACTGACCAATGCCGGGGATAGCAAACAGGCTTTCGATGACCACCGTGCCGCTGATCAACCAGCCGATATTCACCGCCAGCAGGTTGACCGCCGGGACCAGGGAGTTGGGCAATACGTGCCGGCGAAACACCTCGGCTTCCGACAGCCCGCGCGCACGGGCGGCGGTGACGTGATCGGCCTGCAGTTCCATCAGCATGCTCGCGCGCAGGTTACGTACCAGTACCGCCGACAGCGCCAGGGCGATGGTCAGGCACGGCAGCACCATGTGGTGCGCCTTGTCCAGCCAGGTGCGGCCATACCCGGACACCGGGAACAGGCCCCATTGCACACTGAGCAGCAGGATCAGCATCAAACCCAGCCAGAACGCCGGCATGCCCAGGCCGACGGTGGTGAAGACGCGGACCAGGTTATCCGCCCAGCCGCCTTTGTGGCGCGCGGCCAGTGTGGCCAGGGGCAGCGCGATCAGCAGCGCCAGCAACACGCTGCCGAGCACCAACATCAGGGTCGGCTCGATACGGGTGACGATCAGCTTCAGTGCATCGACCTTGTACAACAGCGATTGACCCAGGTCGCCCTTGAGCAGGTTTTTCAGGAAATAGAAGTACTGCAGCCACAGCGGCTGGTCGAGACCGTATTGGGCGCGGATTTTCAACAATGCATCAGGCGTACTGCGCGATCCCAGCAGCGCCCGCGCCGGGTCGCCGGGGATCGATCGCACCAGCACGAACGTAATCACACTGATGCCGAACAGTACCGGCAGCAGTTGCAACGGTCGGAACAGGACGAAACGGTAACGCGCCAGGTTCATGCGTCAGCCTCGGTGGCGAGCGAGAAAGTCCAGCAGCACCGGAAAATACGCCTGGGGTTCTTCATAGAACGGCATATGGCTGCTGTTGGGGAACACATGCAATTCGGCGTGCCGGGCAGCCATTTTCATGCGCATGGCGCACGCCGGCGTCAGTTCATCGTGCTGGCCGGTGGTAATCAGCATCGGCATTTTGAAGTCGGCCATCTCGGCGATACGGTTCCAATCCTTGAGGTTGCCGACGTAGAGAAACTCATTGGGACCCTGCATGGTTTCGTAAGGGCCCATGTTCCAGTCGCCAAGGGAACGCTTGACCGGCTCGGGCCATTCGTCCAGGCGGCACACGTGGCGATAGTTGAGCAAGGTGATCGCGGCCTGGTACTGCGGGTGGTCGAGGGTGCCCATGGCTTCGTGGCGTTGCATCATGGCCACGGTTTCGCTGCCCAGCGCGCCACGCAGGCGCTCCAGTTCCTGGGAAAGGTGCGGAATATCGCCGACGGTGTTTGCCAGGATCAGGCTTTTGAGCTCGTCGGGATAATGAATGGCGTACTCGATGCCCAGCCACCCGCCCCAGGAATGCCCTAGCAGGTGCACACGGCCCAGGCCCAGGGCTTGGCGCACGGTTTCGACTTCTTCGACATAACGGCCGATTTCCCACAGGGAAACATCGGTCGGTCTGGCTGATGCCCCCGTGCCGAGCTGGTCGAATGCGACCACTCGCAGGTTATGCTCCTTGAGCCAGCCATGGGCGTCGCGCAAATAGTCACACGGCAGGCCAGGGCCACCGTTGAGGCATAGAAGCACCTCATCGCCTTGGCCAAAGCTGTAGACCACGAGTGTGTGGCCGTCGACTTGCACGTTGTACCGCTGGTCGGGGGCAATTTCACGCCACATGCATACATTCCTTGTGTTGTATCGGCCTGGCGGGCAGCGGCCGTTTATCAGGCCAACACTACCGAGGATGCCGCGCGTCCATAACCTAGTATTTCTTATAGGTTTGGCCTGGCAGTCCTTCGCCGGGGCGTGGCATTCTACTTGCCGCAAGTCGAGATTCAAATGAAATCGGGAGCAGAACGGATGCTGGCCAAGCTTACTGCCTTCAACGACCGTCTGATGCCGGGCAGGAGCCTGGAAGAACAGATGGACAACACTTTCGTCCTCGCCCGGCAATTGGGCTTCGACGCGCTGGTGTACGACTACACCCCGGTGCCGATGGACCCCAATGGCACCCTGATCACCCCGTCGGTGCTCGAACTGCGCAACACCCCATCGGACTGGCACGCCTTATGGTGCAGCGAAGGGTTCTACCAGATCGACCCGGTGCAGCATCTTGCGCTGGCCACGGTGTCACCGTTCGTATGGTCCTACGACGTCAAGGTCGATACCCCGCTGAAAAAAGTCATCGATCCGTGCCACGCACCGGTCTCCTCCTACCTTCACGACCAGCAGCTCACCTGCGGCGTCAGCGTGCCGATCCACCTGCCAAGGGGCGGCTTCGCCTCGCTGACCGGCCTGCGCACCGGCAAGAGCCGCAGCGTGCTGCGGGACGCACACCACACGCTGGCGGATTTCAGCCTGATCACCCACGCGTTGCAGGAAGCGGCCTATCCGTTGTTCGGCAAAGAGCTGCGCAGCTACCCGCATATCCGCCTGACCAAACGCGAACGCGAGTGCCTCAAATGGGCCGCCGAAGGGCTGACTGCGGCTGAAATCGCCACCCAGTTGAGCCGTTCACTGGCTGTGGTGACCCTGCACCTGGCCTCGGCGATGCACAAACTGGGGGCCAAAAACCGCGTGCAGGCGGTGGTGCGCGCCACCCATTACCGCCTGCTGGAAGACTGATCCACCAGTAAAACCTAGCTGTTTTGCTAGTTACCTAAATTTTCCCGGCGGCTTATCGTGACCCTGATCCTTTTTTCAAGAGCAGGGTACGAAATGGAATTCATCGAAAAAATCCGCGAAGGGTATGCGGCGTTCGGCGCCTATCAGACCTGGTACCGCGTCACCGGCGACCTGAACAGCGGCCGCACCCCGCTGGTGATTATCCACGGTGGCCCCGGCTGCACCCATGATTATGTCGACGCCTTCAAGGACGTCGCGGCCAGCGGCCATGCCGTAATCCATTACGATCAATTGGGCAACGGCCGTTCCACCCACTTGCCCGACAAAGATCCGTCCTTCTGGACCGTCGAACTGTTCCTCGCCGAGCTGGACAACCTGCTGGACCACCTGCAGATCAGCGATAACTACGCGATCCTCGGCCAATCCTGGGGTGGCATGCTCGGCAGCGAACACGCGATCCGCCAGCCCAAGGGCCTGCGGGCGTTTATCCCGGCCAACTCGCCGACCTGCATGCGCACCTGGGTCAGCGAAGCCAATCGCTTGCGCAAGCTGTTGCCCGAAGGCGTGCATGAAACCCTGCTCAAGCACGAAGCCGCCGGTACCTACCAGGACCCGGAATACCTCGCCACTTCGCGGATTTTCTATGACCACCACGTGTGCCGGGTCAACCCGTGGCCGGAAGAGGTCGCGCGCACCTTTGCTCAGGTCGATTCAGACCCGACGGTGTATCACGCCATGAGCGGGCCTACCGAGTTCCACGTGATCGGCAGCCTGAAGGATTGGAAATCGATTGGCCGTCTGTCGAAGATCAACGTGCCGACCCTGGTGATCTCCGGCCGCCACGACGAGGCCACGCCGCTGGTGGTCAAGCCGTTCCTGGATGAGATCGCCGATGTGCGCTGGGCGCTGTTTGAGGACTCCAGCCACATGCCCCATGTGGAAGAACGCCAGGCGTGCATGGGGACCGTGGTGAAGTTTTTGGATGAGGCGTGCGCGGTGCCGCGCGCGGCACTCAAGGCCGGTTGAGTTCAGTGTGGGAGGAAGCACGCGCCCTCCCACTCCTTCAGACCTCGGAGGTCTCAGGCTTTGATGCCTGCCGTGCCGGCTCAGCCGTCACCGGGATCTCTTTGCCCTCGGCATCGAACAACTTGCCGCCCCTGAAGTAATCCCCATCACGCAGCGCCGCCACATCGTGGAAGCACAGGCTGCGTTCGGTCCCCGCGACGAACACCGACTGCTGGTCCGAGTTGCCCGCGGTGAAATGGTTGAACGCCAGGTTCAGCAGAATCGCCATGATCGCCGACGAACTGATCCCCGAATGGAAAATGGTCGCGAACCAGCTGGGGAAGTGGTCATAGAAGCTTGGCGCGGCGATGGGGATCATGCCGAAACCGATGGAGGTGGCGACGATGATCAGGTTCATATTGTTGCGGTAATCCACCTTGGACAAGGTGCGAATTCCACTGGCCGCCACCGTGCCGAACAGTACGATCCCGGCGCCGCCCAGCACCGACGTGGGCACTGCGGCAATCACCCGGCCCATGAACGGCAGCAAGCCGAGAATGACCAGGAACAGCCCGCCGGTGGCCACCACAAAGCGGCTTTTCACCCCGGTGACCGCCACCAGGCCGACGTTCTGGGCGAAGGCACTCTGGGTGAACGAACCAAAGATCGGCGCGAACATGCTCGACAGCATATCGGCGCGCAGGCCGTTGCCCAGGCGCTTGGAGTCCACCCTGGTGTCGATGATTTCACCCACGGCGAGGATATCCGCCGAGGTTTCCACCAAGGTCACCATCACCACGATACACATCGAAATAATCGCAGCGATGTGAAAGGTTGGCATGCCGAAATGAAACGGCGTGGGGAAGCCGAACATTGGCCCTTGGGTCACGCTGGAGAAGTCGGCCATGCCCAGCAGCACCGCGATCAGCGTGCCGATCACCATCGCCAGCAGGATCGATAGGCGCGAAATGGTCGCGCTGCCGATTTTGCTCAGCAGCAGCACCAGCACCAGCGTCAACGCCGCCAACCCGATATTGGGCATGCTGCCGAAATCCGCCGCGCGGCTGTTGCCGCCCATGGCCCAGCGCGCCGCGACGGGCATCAGGGTCAGGCCGATAGTGGTGATGACGATACCGGTGACCAGCGGCGGGAAGAACTTGGTGATCCGCGAGAACACCGGGGTGATCAACAGGCCGATCAATGACGCGGCCATTACCGCTCCGAGAATCGCCGGTAAACCACCGGCACCGTCGCTGCCGACAATCGCCACCATGGTGGCCACACCGGCAAACGACACGCCCTGCACCAACGGCAGCTGGCAGCCGAAAAACGGCAGGCCGAGGGTTTGCAACAAGGTCGCCAGGCCGCCCGCGAACAGCGACGCGGCGATCAACAGGCCGATATCCGCCGGCGATAACCCGGCCGCCTGGCCGACGATCAACGGTACGGCAACGATGCCACCGTACATGGTGAGCACATGCTGCAGGCCGTAAGCCATGTTGGCCGCGATGCCAAGATTCTCATCTTCCGGCCGCTGCGGTGACGCCTTCGGGGTAGTCATGGTGAGGGGTTCTCTGTTTTTGTTGTGCGGCCACTGTATGCAATCTTTGGACTGGATGTCCATAGAGTTGTATACAATCAACCAGACAAGATACCCTCCGCCGGCGTTACAAAAACCATTCGGCCGTGATGAGCCGCAACGCCAAGGACACTAAAACAATGAAAAAGGCACTACAGGGCGCTACCGTCGCACTCACTCTGCTGGGCGGCGGGGAGGCTGTCGCGGTGGAATGGATGAACAACAGCGTAGGGTTTCGCTACGGCCAGCAGTTCACCAATCCGAACAACCCCGATGAATTCAGCAAGCGCATCTACAGCTTCACCCACGCCAGTGGCTACCGATACGGCAGCAATTTTCTCAACCTGGATGTGTTCCTGTCCGACAGCCGCGACCCGCGCAAGGGCACCGATCACGGGGGCAGCGAGGTGTACGCGGTGTACCGGCACCAGCTGTATGCCTCGCGGGTATTCGACAGGCCGCTGGGCACGGGTGCGATCAAGGACTACGCCCTGACCCTGGGCTTCGACGCCAACCGAAATAACAACTTCGCCTCCGCGAAGAAACGCGCGCTGGTGCTCGGCCCGACCGTGAAATTCAATACTGTCGGCGTGTTGGACCTGAGCCTGCTGTATTACAAGGAGCGCAACCACACTGGCATTCCCGGCGCCCAGGAATCCGACCACACCTTCGACGACACCTACATGCTTAACCTGACGTGGATGCGCCCGTTCGAGATCGCCAACCACGGGGCGAAATTCCAAGGGTTCATCAATTACGTCGGGGCTAAAGGCGAGGACTACCACGGCCGCGACACCGCTGCCGAAGCGCTGATGCGCACCGCGTTGATGGTGGCCGTGCGACCGGGCAAGAGCGTCAAACCGAACCTGTACCTGGGCGTGGGTTACGAGTACTGGCATAACAAATTCGGCGTCGACGGCGGCCGCGGCAGCCGCACCTCCACGCCGACCGTGAATATGGAAATCACCTTTTAATCACGGGTGCTGCTGTGAGTCGGACACACCGCATTCGCAGCCATTAGGGCCGCTGCGCAGCCCAGCGCAGGACAAGCCTGCTTACCACAGGGAAGCAGCACCCCCGCAGTTGTGGTGAGCGGGCTTGCCCCGCGCTGGGGCGCGAAGCGGCCCTGTCTCCAGACACTGCGGTGTGACAGGCTTAAACAGTTTGCAGACTTTGGGGCAGCCGCTACGCAGGTGTTCTTTCAGTTCAGCTCTGTCATCAGCTCGGCACGATTGGTCTTCGGCCGGGCCAGCCAATATCCCAACACTGCCAGCGGCGCGGTTGCCAGCATCACGATCACGGTGATCATTAGCGGATGTTCGAGCATTGATGACACCAGCAGGCTGCTTACAAAACACAACCCCAACTGCAGGGTGTTTTGCAGCGCTGCGGCCTTGCCGGAATTTTCCGCGAAGGGCATCAGCGCGTTCGCCACCACGATGGGGTAACTGGCACCGTTGCACAGCGCCATCAGGCAGAACGGAATCAACAGGGTAGTGAGCGTCGGCACGGTCAACGTGGCGACCAGGTACAGCGCCCCCATGCTCACGCAGTAGGCAAGCAGCAGCCACGGCAGCAAGGTTTTACCCTGCAGATGCTGCAAGGCGCTGCGGCAACTGTAACCACCTATCAGGAATGCCAGGGTCGGCACCACATAGCTCAAGCCAATATCATTGGGGCTGTAACCCATACCGCCGAGAATGAACGGGGACGCTGTAAGCCAGGCAAAAAAACTGGCCGAGCACGCGGCAAAAATCATTACGTTGCCGCTGAATACCCGCGACTTGAGCAACTGCCCATACCCCAGGCGCGCCGGTGCCTGTGTCAGTCGTTTCGGCGCACTGCGCAGGAATAAGGTGGGTAACAGCAGCGCCAGCGACACAGCCAGCAACACGCCGAAGATCGCCTGCCAGCCTACGTGATTCAACACCAGCGCGCCCAACAGTGGCGCCAGGGCCGGCGACAGCGACATCAACGGCATGATGCTGGCGAACACGCGATGGGCCTTGTCGGCCGGGTAGCGATCAATCACCAGCGCCTGCCAGCTCACGGCGGCGGAACACACGCCGATCGCCTGGATAAAGCGCAGCGCCAACAGTTGCGCAGCACTGTCGACCCAAAACATGCCGGCGCAGCCCAGCACAAACAGGCTCAGGCCCGCTAGCAGAATCGGCTTGCGCCCCAGGCGGTCGGACAACGGCCCCCACACCAACTGCCCCAGCGCAAACCCGGCGAGGAAGACGCTCAAGCTGGCGCCGACCGCGCCCGCGCTGATCTGCAAGTGTTCGCCCATGGCGCCGAACGCCGGCAAGTACATGTCCATGGCGAGATAACCGAGCATGCTCAGGCCCGCCAGATACCAGGTAAAACCAAACGAATTTTTCATTGAAGCCTTGTTGACCTTGCCATCAAACTATTTGCTGACTGGCGCCCATTATGAAGCTGACAGTTTTCATGTGAAGCGATAATAATTGGCCGAAGCTATCAATAATTTTGAAGGCAGCGATCATGTGGTCCGAATATTCCCTGGATGTGGTAGACGCCGTGGCGCGCCACGGCAGCTTCAGCGCCGCCGCACAGGAATTGCACCGTGTGCCGTCGGCCATCAGCTATACGGTGCGTCAGCTGGAAGAATGGTTGGCGGTGCCGCTGTTCGTGCGGCGTCACCGCGACGTGGAACTGACCCCCGCCGGCCGCCTGTTTATCGACGAAGCCCGGGGCGTGATGAAGAAAATGCTCGGCACGCGACGCTTGTGCCAGCAAGTGGCCAATGGCTGGAGCGGCCAGTTGAAGGTGGCGGTGGACTCCATCGTCAAACCCCAGCGCTGCCGGCAATTGGTGCTGGATTTCTATCGACGGTTCCCCGAGGTGGAATTACTGCTGGAGTACGAGGTGTACAACGGTGTGTGGGATGCCCTGGCCGACGAGCGCACCGACATTGTGATCGGGGCCACCAGCGCGGTGCCGGTGGCCAGCCACTTTACCTTTCGCGATATGGGGTTGTTGAACTGGCTGTGCGTGGTCAGCGCGCGGCATCCGCTGGCGAGCGTTGAAGGCCTGCTCAGCGACGACCAATTGCGCCCCTTCGCCTCGCTGTGCATGACCGACACCTCGCGTAACCTGCCCAAGCGCGACACCTGGACCCTGGACAACCAACGGCGCCTGGTGGTGCCTAACTGGGCGTCAGCCATCGATTGCCTGCGCGATGGGTTGTGCGTCGGCATGGCGCCGGCACATAAGGTAGCGCCCTGGATCGAACGCGGCGAGCTGGTGGCGCTGCACCTGACCCGCCCCTTCCCCGCCAGCCCGTCCTGCGTGGCCTGGGCGCAGAACAAGCTGTCCCCGGCCATGGCGTGGTTACTCGAATACCTGGGCGACACCGAAACCCTCAACCAAGAATGGCTCAATGGCCCTGATCCAATAAGCGGCTGATGGCCCGCACGATCATCTCGACTTCCTTGCCGTCCAGGGTCAGCGGCGGCAGCAGGCGGATGATTTTGCCGCGCGTCACATTGATCAGCAGCGCATGCTCCTGGGCGGCGCGCTGGGCCAGGTCGCGATACGGGCTGACCAGTTCGATGCCGATCATCAAGCCCTGCCCGCGAATCGCCAGCACCTGGGGGTGTTCCGCCAGTTCCACGCGCAGCCGCGCCAGCAAGCGTTCGCCCTGTTGCGCGGCGTTGTGCAGCAAGCCCTGCTCTTCGATGATGTCCAGCACCGTGCAGCCAACCCGGCAAGCCAGCGGGTTACCGCCAAACGTGCTGCCATGACTGCCCGGCGTGAACAAGCGCGCCACACCGGCCCGTGCCAGGCAGGCGCCGATCGGCACGCCATTGCCAAGGCCTTTGGCCAGGGTCATGACGTCCGGCACGATGCCTTCATGCTGGAACGCGAACCACGCACCGGTGCGACCGATGCCGGTCTGGATTTCATCGAGCATCATCAGCCAGCCGTGGGCTGTGCAGTGATCGCGCAAGCCACGCAGATAGCCGGGCGGCGCCGGCAATACGCCACTTTCACCCTGGATCGGCTCCAGCAACACGGCCGCAATCTGCGCGCCATGGGTGCGGGTGATCGCTTCGATGGCGGCCAGGTCACCGAACCGGACCTTGAGAAAATTCCCCGGTAAGCGCTGAAACCCGAGGCGCACCGACGGTCCGTCGCTGGCCGCCATGGTGCCCAGGGTGCGCCCGTGAAAGGCGTTCTCCATCACCACAATCAACGGTTCTTCGATGCCCTTTTTCCAGCCATGCAAGCGCGCCAGCTTGAGGGCGGTTTCGTTGGCCTCGGCGCCGGAGTTGTTGAAAAATCCGCAATCCAGGCCGGACAGCTGCGCCAGGCGCCGGGCCAGGCGTTGTTGCCAGTCAATGCTGTAGAGGTTGGAGGTGTGCAGCAACAGACCGGCCTGCTCGCTGATGGCCGCCACCAGGCGCGGATGGGAATGCCCGACATTGGTCACCGCCACACCCGCCACCGCATCGAGGTACTCGCGACCCTGCTGGTCCCACAGACGCGTGCCCAGGCCACGGGCGAAGCTCAGGGCCAAGGGTTGGTAGGTGGTCATCAGGCAGGCGGCGGTCATGGTGCGGGCTCCAAGTCATCAGGTTGATGGTCTCAGTATCGTTAGCCACCTGAGCTGGATAAACTGCGCATTTCTGCAATGACTTTAAACCAGGGCTTGATAATGGATCTGTTCCAGGCAATGTCGGTGTACGTAAAAGTGGTGGAGACCGGCAGTTTGACGGCGGCGGCCCACGCCTGCGGCCTGTCGACCACGATGGTCGGTAACCACCTGCGCGCCCTGGAACAGCGCCTGGGAGTCAGTCTGCTCAAGCGCACCACGCGCAAGCAGAGTCTCACGGAGTTCGGCGGCCAGTATTATCAACGCTGTCTGGAAGTGCTGGGGCTAGTGGCCGACTCCGAACAACTAGCCGAACAAGCCCACAGTGACGTGCCTAGAGGCACCTTGCGCATCACCGCCCCACCCGCCTTCGGCACCGAGCGCCTGGCGCCGGCGTTGAGCGAATTCTCCCAACGTTATCCGCAGATCAAGCTCTATGTGGTGCTCAGCAACCAGCGCATGGACCTGGTCGACAGTGGCTTCGACGTGGCGATCCGCTTGGGCGAGTTGGAACCGTCGAGCCTGATCGCACGGCCCATGCAGGACTACACCATCACCCTCTGCGCTTCGCCGAGCTACTTGGCGCGACGCGGCACGCCGACCAGGCCCGAAGACCTGCAACAACACGACTGCCTGGCATTCGCCTATCCGTCCACCGACGACTGGCGCAACGCCGACAAGCTCTGGCGTATGACGGGAGCGGACGGCGAAGTGGAAATCCCGGTGTCGGGATCGTTGACCATCAATAGCTCACAAGCCCTGCGCCAAGCGGCGGTGCAAGGCATGGGCATCGTGATGCTGCCCGATGCGCTGGTCCAGCCCGATCTGCACAGCGGCAAACTTGTGGCGTTGCTGACCGACTATCAATTGCCCAGCCGCCCCATGCACGTGCTGTACGGCCAGGATCGTTATCGCCTGCCCAAGTTGCGAGCGTTTGTCGATTTTGTGATGGAGAAATGGGCGCGCTAGAAGCTCACGCCCAATTCACGCAATCGTGCCGATGTCTGCTCGGCCGATACATGATGAATGTCCTGCCAACCCAGAGCGCTGGCGGCATCGGCTTGTCGGCCACGTCATCTCGTAAAAGGCCGTGATCGAGTCTCTAGGGTGGGGGTGTTGATCGATCAGGATTTGCGTGGCTTCGGCCAGCGGCCGCCCCGCATCTTGTTCGGTATTCCAGGCCTGGGTGCAGATGTTATCCAGGAATCACTGCCGTTCTTGATCGTCGGCAATCAGTTTGCGGTAGAGGTGATGCGGGCTCCAATCGAAGAGAACACCGCCGAAATCAAAAACTACTGCACGAATCGTCATCAGATCCTCCGTTGGCTTGGCTTGATAGCGGGAGGAGTCTGGCAGATTTGAAGAGAGGGAAAGGCGCGCTGAAGCGCAAGAAACCTCTGAAACGCACGCAAATCAACGTGGGAGGGACTTGCCCCCGACGGCGATAGCTCAGCTACAGCTGAGCTGTCTGACGCGAAGCCATCGGGGGCAAGCCCACTCCTACATTTTTAACCGCGCTTTAGGCTTGGATCAGACCGTTGATCTTCACCGTCGGATTTACATCAGCCTCGTAGTCCACGCCATCGACTTCAAAGCCGAACAAGCGCAGGAATTCCGCTTTGTAACCGGCAAAATCGCTGATCTCGTTGACGTTCTCGTCGGTGACCTGGTTCCACAGGGCCGCCACGGCGTCCTGGACCTTCGGCTCCAGCTCGGCCAGGTCGGCGCGCAGGCGGCCGTCGGTGTCGAGCTTCGGCTCTTTGCCGTACAGGCTGTCCTTGAACAAACCGTAGACCTGCTCGATGCACCCTTCGTGAGTGCCCTGCTCTTTCATCACTTTGAACAGCAGCGACAGGTACAGCGGCATGATCGGGATCGCCGAGCTGGCCTGGGTGACCACGGCCTTGAGCACCGACACACGGGCGTCGCCCTTCAGTGCGGCGAGGTTGTCGCGCAGGGTCAGGACTTTCTTGTCCAGGTCTTTCTTGGCTTCACCGATGGAGCCGTTCCAGTAGATGTCCTGGGTCAGCTTTTCGCCAAGGTAGGTAAAGGCGGT
The sequence above is drawn from the Pseudomonas quebecensis genome and encodes:
- a CDS encoding aspartate aminotransferase family protein; its protein translation is MTAACLMTTYQPLALSFARGLGTRLWDQQGREYLDAVAGVAVTNVGHSHPRLVAAISEQAGLLLHTSNLYSIDWQQRLARRLAQLSGLDCGFFNNSGAEANETALKLARLHGWKKGIEEPLIVVMENAFHGRTLGTMAASDGPSVRLGFQRLPGNFLKVRFGDLAAIEAITRTHGAQIAAVLLEPIQGESGVLPAPPGYLRGLRDHCTAHGWLMMLDEIQTGIGRTGAWFAFQHEGIVPDVMTLAKGLGNGVPIGACLARAGVARLFTPGSHGSTFGGNPLACRVGCTVLDIIEEQGLLHNAAQQGERLLARLRVELAEHPQVLAIRGQGLMIGIELVSPYRDLAQRAAQEHALLINVTRGKIIRLLPPLTLDGKEVEMIVRAISRLLDQGH
- the punC gene encoding purine nucleoside transporter PunC — encoded protein: MKNSFGFTWYLAGLSMLGYLAMDMYLPAFGAMGEHLQISAGAVGASLSVFLAGFALGQLVWGPLSDRLGRKPILLAGLSLFVLGCAGMFWVDSAAQLLALRFIQAIGVCSAAVSWQALVIDRYPADKAHRVFASIMPLMSLSPALAPLLGALVLNHVGWQAIFGVLLAVSLALLLPTLFLRSAPKRLTQAPARLGYGQLLKSRVFSGNVMIFAACSASFFAWLTASPFILGGMGYSPNDIGLSYVVPTLAFLIGGYSCRSALQHLQGKTLLPWLLLAYCVSMGALYLVATLTVPTLTTLLIPFCLMALCNGASYPIVVANALMPFAENSGKAAALQNTLQLGLCFVSSLLVSSMLEHPLMITVIVMLATAPLAVLGYWLARPKTNRAELMTELN
- the punR gene encoding DNA-binding transcriptional activator PunR, whose translation is MWSEYSLDVVDAVARHGSFSAAAQELHRVPSAISYTVRQLEEWLAVPLFVRRHRDVELTPAGRLFIDEARGVMKKMLGTRRLCQQVANGWSGQLKVAVDSIVKPQRCRQLVLDFYRRFPEVELLLEYEVYNGVWDALADERTDIVIGATSAVPVASHFTFRDMGLLNWLCVVSARHPLASVEGLLSDDQLRPFASLCMTDTSRNLPKRDTWTLDNQRRLVVPNWASAIDCLRDGLCVGMAPAHKVAPWIERGELVALHLTRPFPASPSCVAWAQNKLSPAMAWLLEYLGDTETLNQEWLNGPDPISG
- a CDS encoding LysR family transcriptional regulator yields the protein MDLFQAMSVYVKVVETGSLTAAAHACGLSTTMVGNHLRALEQRLGVSLLKRTTRKQSLTEFGGQYYQRCLEVLGLVADSEQLAEQAHSDVPRGTLRITAPPAFGTERLAPALSEFSQRYPQIKLYVVLSNQRMDLVDSGFDVAIRLGELEPSSLIARPMQDYTITLCASPSYLARRGTPTRPEDLQQHDCLAFAYPSTDDWRNADKLWRMTGADGEVEIPVSGSLTINSSQALRQAAVQGMGIVMLPDALVQPDLHSGKLVALLTDYQLPSRPMHVLYGQDRYRLPKLRAFVDFVMEKWAR